In Lactuca sativa cultivar Salinas chromosome 5, Lsat_Salinas_v11, whole genome shotgun sequence, the DNA window TACGTAGTATTCAGTATAAATCGAAATTACATCATTCAGAACAtcttatttttatatacataataatataaatttgtttCAATCTGAAATCATATCATAAAAGACACGACATATGTTCActctgaaaatatgttttttttatatcgtaataaatatattttcttctTTTGTGTTGTTATAAATAATATTGTTTTATTATTACTAATTGTTCGATATAAATCCAAATAGCACAAGATTGTCTTATAATTAACTATTGATATATACAACTGAATTCTCAATCCGACATATATCACACATGACATATGATCGATCTCAATATCTATTTTACTTTAAATCATTAAAGTGTGGTTTTCTCTTTATAccattataaattttttttttatatattatacagTTTTTTTCATAAATATTATAACTTGTATGATATTTTCTATGACCGATATCAATACTAATTACGTCATTGTAATTTTTACAAGTCCAATCCTAAGTTTGATTTTATGACCCAACATAAAAATCAATAGTCAAAAAGTAGGGACAAAACCAATTCTACAAAGTCTTCAAGTGGTCGTTTGTGGGCCTCCATTTCAAGTTGGGTCGAGTTTGGTGGGTACACTCGAGCGGGCCTCCTTTTTGGATCTTCAGTTAAATCAATTTGGTCTTTTTATATTGCagtaaaattaaagaaaaaaatagtaaataaaatgGAAACCAGCCTAATAAGATTAGTGTGTGCAACTAGTTCATGGTTACACATCTAAAAGTTGTCACTTCATATACCACGTCACCTTATAGAGGAAATGAATATTATAATACCCTCAATTAGTCAATTTTCTATGTCACCATTTTCCTTTTTCGAtctttttcaatttatttattttcgatttatttaatttgtatttttttcaatttcttttgttcttttatttatgttttaacatgtataaaaaaaaaagacatgCAATTTAATTGAATCCTAAATTACATATAAcatttaaaactaaaaataacattACACAAAAAACATTgaacgaaaaaaaaaacataaaaacgatGTAGTTGTCCTAATCCAAATATTTCTCCTCGGCCCTTTCCTTCGTCATTTGTAGAATTGCGAAATTGTTCGTCATTTGATCTTCGTCTGCTTGCCTACGAAGGATCTGCAAGTGTTGATGTTGCACTTCAACCTTTTGATGTGCAATTAGATTGTATTGGTTAAACTTTTCTTTGATTTCCGCCAACTCTTGTGCCCTTCTCTTCGCTTTGTCCGCGTGTCATTGAGCGCGCTTCACATTTTCGCGCTCGACCAGTCGACGTAGGTGGGGGGAGATCGATTTGATGTCATCAGGGATGTCATCCGTGTCGGCAATGAGATCGATGTTAGTTCGTGCATCGAAAACGTCAATTTTGGATCCATTTTGGATCTATTCTAACAAGCTCCCATATTTTTTTATACTTAAAAGCGTGCCCTATTTCGACATGATATTGTTCCCTTGCGGCTTTGAACACATTGAATTCATTCGCACCACTTTGCTTTTGCGAAGAAAGTCTTATGAAAATCCCAATAAATTTGGTGCACCAACGATTGATTGGAGTCCACTTGCTACTAAGCATATAGATATTGTGATATAACTGTTTCTTTAAACTCACATGGAATTTTACGAGCACGGCTTTCCAAAAACCAACTCTTCGCATATCATTTCCTACAGCTGGATTTTTTGAAGTCTCGCACCACGCCACCGCACACACGTACTCCTTCTCAGGTGTCCACCATAGTGGAGGTGCTTCTTCAGTTTCCATgatttctttccctttccttttccttttccctcTACCTTTCTGACTGTCTCCCGCTTGCGCTTCAGGAATAGTTTCTTGCATTGGTTGTGTGGTTGTTTGTGGCATGGAAGTGAAAGTATTGAAAACGTTTTGTTGAAGATATGGGTTTTGTTGCATATAGAACGAAGTAGGAAATTGCATTGGGGGTAAGGCGGgatgaattttttttcttgaaatggtATTTGTGGTGAGTTTTGAGAGTTGAGGAGGTACATATAGACTTCGTATTATGTGAACCTCATCGGAGCAAATGTGTttgtgtttggtggatgagtttgCGGGTTTTACTTCATAGTTGGATGAGAAAAATTATAATTGAATTTTGTTTAAATAGAATGAGAGAATGGTAGTAAAATTTTGTTGTGTATATAAATGTAAATAGGTAAAAAAAACTTATTTCATTTTTGACAATTTTGTTTGAAATTGCACACATTAAGGCTCGTTATGGTGACCATGGAAGACCACATTACGGTTTGGTGGGACGGTGTTTTCCGTGTTACCACATCGTTAAAGGTGTGCCACATGGACAATAACGGTACATAAGACACCCATATGCATAGTCTAATTTTTACAATTACATAATGCATCAAacttacaaaaaaaataatataaaaaatcgaTCTAGTAACCAAACAACACACACAGTAGGCCCAAAGGCTTAAACGACAACACATACCAACAATATAAACTATTAttgtttgttttataaatcatgcatgcggttttttaaaataaataaaagcatACCTTCCATGTTATCCACCCTTGCATTATAAGTACCAACATTACCTTTGTTATCATTAAGGTTCTATTTATATTTCATAAATAACAACTCACTGTATTTTTACAAAATCTATATTTTGGCAATAAAATTTATAATGAAAACATAAATTTTTATAACATTCTTAAGAGATACGATCGATCGATGTTGAAAGTGTAACCTTCCTAC includes these proteins:
- the LOC111913095 gene encoding glutathione S-transferase T3-like; the protein is MQFPTSFYMQQNPYLQQNVFNTFTSMPQTTTQPMQETIPEAQAGDSQKGRGKRKRKGKEIMETEEAPPLWWTPEKEYVCAVAWCETSKNPAVGNDMRRVGFWKAVLVKFHVSLKKQLYHNIYMLSSKWTPINRWCTKFIGIFIRLSSQKQSGANEFNVFKAAREQYHVEIGHAFKYKKIWELVRIDPKWIQN